A stretch of the Bacillus sp. B-jedd genome encodes the following:
- a CDS encoding GyrI-like domain-containing protein: protein MDCKIIEKQFKAVGLKGSGAFADFATEVPSLAGQVMSRAKEIQDHINIEVGFFEQKKGHDHLNGHYYVGLHVSEAPSDVPDGMEYIEDKGQYATIRGSINDLGQLHQTLLEWTERHNHTRATEAYIIETYHPTENGAEEVEIYLPVHPS, encoded by the coding sequence ATGGACTGTAAAATAATCGAGAAACAATTCAAGGCGGTTGGCCTGAAAGGCAGCGGCGCTTTCGCCGATTTTGCAACAGAAGTCCCCTCACTCGCAGGGCAGGTTATGAGCCGTGCAAAAGAAATACAGGACCACATTAATATAGAAGTTGGATTTTTTGAGCAGAAAAAGGGTCATGATCACCTGAACGGCCACTACTACGTTGGGCTGCATGTCAGCGAAGCACCCAGTGATGTTCCCGATGGCATGGAATATATCGAAGACAAGGGCCAGTATGCAACCATAAGAGGAAGCATCAACGACCTTGGCCAGCTGCATCAGACCCTGCTCGAGTGGACAGAGCGCCACAACCACACCCGTGCCACCGAGGCATACATAATCGAAACCTACCATCCAACCGAAAACGGAGCCGAGGAAGTCGAAATTTATCTTCCCGTCCATCCATCATAA
- a CDS encoding DUF5643 domain-containing protein: protein MLCHDVKDLFLDYMDGNLDEKMRTELENHFAGCPGCQDEMSELKAMISTLKNEAETITVPANFMKNVRKKVRVSEAKKRKFFKANALLAGAAALFLTFFVGTAVANGGFASLTDWWKNFSHQEDEQMKGIIDKGLGEELNLTAEQNNVKIKIKSVAADDLQTIIYYEVENKVGGKKYQIKYSDGITFEDQEKHWKIEDDPDYSPVRSQMNLYSDREGVYKGKLQLAPIKNKQALLDVNIGLLEEVKDPSETENGADAENGPDASNKADQLEGSWDFKIPVKKHRAIEHKLNVKANVDGISIVFEKLTIAPTATLLTYRYQDGNSGKNLGYIKIASVEANGKVAKSDLFGGVTFSQSEDNGWGTEQASFDSLYLENPTSVKIKIGSIQYQIEDEKKIALGEDIQLPFSFEYQGNKITIKKLEFGPHTKMVMKEDLQANREYEMLDYEFLSKEGDFSTGVMIDGYFVDKYGMKYNAADYMPRIDELEEPIFYSTEHQIELAASGQNQKFIPDAIQIHGYSKTQYINKEIKVNLK from the coding sequence ATGCTTTGTCATGACGTAAAGGATTTATTCCTCGATTATATGGACGGGAATCTGGATGAGAAGATGCGAACCGAGTTGGAAAACCATTTTGCGGGATGCCCTGGCTGCCAGGATGAAATGTCCGAACTTAAAGCGATGATTTCAACTCTCAAGAATGAAGCCGAAACGATTACAGTACCAGCTAATTTCATGAAAAATGTCAGGAAAAAAGTTAGGGTGTCCGAAGCCAAAAAGAGAAAATTCTTCAAAGCCAACGCACTGCTTGCGGGAGCTGCCGCTCTTTTCCTCACATTCTTTGTTGGAACGGCTGTTGCGAATGGCGGTTTTGCGTCGCTAACGGACTGGTGGAAAAATTTCAGCCATCAGGAAGACGAGCAAATGAAAGGAATCATCGATAAAGGCCTCGGTGAGGAATTGAATTTAACCGCGGAACAGAATAATGTCAAAATAAAAATTAAAAGCGTTGCGGCGGACGACCTTCAAACCATCATTTATTACGAGGTGGAGAATAAGGTTGGCGGCAAAAAGTATCAGATAAAATACAGTGATGGCATTACCTTCGAGGACCAGGAGAAGCACTGGAAAATAGAAGACGATCCGGATTATTCACCGGTAAGAAGCCAGATGAACCTTTATTCGGACCGGGAAGGAGTATATAAAGGGAAGCTTCAACTGGCCCCAATAAAAAACAAGCAGGCCCTGCTTGATGTGAACATCGGCCTTCTTGAGGAAGTAAAGGATCCGTCTGAAACAGAAAATGGTGCCGATGCCGAAAACGGTCCAGATGCATCAAACAAGGCAGACCAGCTTGAAGGCAGCTGGGATTTTAAAATTCCGGTGAAAAAGCATCGCGCGATTGAGCACAAGCTGAATGTGAAGGCAAATGTCGATGGAATTTCGATTGTTTTTGAAAAGCTGACGATTGCACCAACGGCAACGCTGCTGACATACCGTTACCAGGACGGTAATTCCGGCAAAAACCTCGGATATATTAAAATTGCCAGCGTTGAAGCGAATGGGAAAGTAGCGAAGAGTGATTTGTTTGGAGGAGTCACTTTTTCTCAAAGCGAGGATAACGGTTGGGGGACGGAGCAGGCATCGTTTGATTCCTTGTATCTTGAAAACCCGACCTCTGTCAAAATAAAGATTGGGTCAATTCAATATCAGATTGAGGACGAGAAGAAGATTGCTCTTGGGGAAGATATACAGTTGCCGTTCTCTTTTGAATATCAAGGCAACAAAATTACGATAAAAAAGTTGGAATTCGGCCCGCACACAAAAATGGTCATGAAGGAAGATCTGCAGGCAAACAGAGAATACGAAATGCTCGATTATGAGTTCCTTTCAAAAGAGGGAGATTTCTCAACCGGCGTAATGATTGACGGTTATTTTGTCGATAAATATGGAATGAAATATAATGCGGCCGACTACATGCCCCGGATAGATGAACTTGAAGAACCAATCTTTTACTCGACAGAGCATCAAATCGAATTAGCTGCTTCCGGGCAAAATCAAAAGTTTATCCCCGATGCAATCCAAATTCACGGCTATTCAAAAACCCAATACATCAACAAAGAGATAAAAGTAAACTTGAAATGA
- a CDS encoding RNA polymerase sigma factor: MIAAIKDAIIVKKIKKRDMAAVLDWFDARKEKYYRIGWAYLKNHHDIEDVFHNTVIKVHDKIHQLREDNYFETWVTSIFINECRDFYRKNSRIQQEAQEHQMAADHQISATSAGGYIDREANIDMLDALHQLEEKYREVVILKYLKGYAQEEIAAALNLPVGTVKSRLYRGLIILRKEIGGGEDHALS; encoded by the coding sequence GTGATTGCGGCGATAAAGGATGCCATTATTGTAAAGAAGATTAAGAAGAGAGATATGGCGGCTGTGCTGGATTGGTTTGATGCCCGGAAGGAGAAGTATTATCGGATCGGGTGGGCGTATTTAAAGAATCATCATGATATCGAGGATGTTTTTCATAATACGGTCATCAAGGTGCACGATAAAATTCACCAGCTCCGCGAGGATAACTATTTTGAGACGTGGGTTACTTCTATTTTTATTAATGAATGCCGGGATTTTTATCGCAAAAATAGCCGGATACAGCAGGAAGCCCAAGAGCACCAAATGGCAGCAGACCACCAAATATCAGCAACATCGGCGGGCGGCTACATAGACCGTGAGGCCAACATAGACATGCTTGATGCATTGCATCAGCTCGAGGAAAAATACCGGGAAGTCGTCATCCTCAAATACTTGAAAGGATATGCCCAGGAAGAAATCGCGGCCGCGCTGAACCTGCCGGTTGGGACGGTAAAATCAAGGCTTTACCGTGGCCTTATTATCCTTAGAAAAGAAATCGGAGGTGGCGAAGACCATGCTTTGTCATGA
- a CDS encoding DMT family transporter, whose amino-acid sequence MAWISLVIAGLCEMFGVTMINRLNQRRNWQSASLLVIGFTASFLFLAHAMKSLPMGTAYAIWTGIGASGGAVLGMLLYGESKDWKRILFITLILGSAIGLKLIS is encoded by the coding sequence ATGGCATGGATTTCATTAGTAATTGCGGGACTATGCGAAATGTTTGGCGTGACTATGATCAACCGGCTAAATCAAAGGAGGAACTGGCAGTCGGCCTCCCTGCTGGTCATCGGTTTTACAGCGAGCTTCCTTTTCCTCGCTCACGCCATGAAATCCCTCCCGATGGGCACCGCCTACGCCATCTGGACCGGCATCGGCGCATCCGGTGGAGCCGTCCTTGGCATGCTCCTCTACGGAGAATCAAAGGATTGGAAAAGAATCCTCTTTATCACCCTCATCCTCGGCTCCGCGATCGGCCTCAAACTGATATCATAA
- a CDS encoding DMT family transporter codes for MNANWVKVLIAAFFEVFWVIGLKHADSVLEWAGTAFAIIASFYLLIDASRKLPVGTVYAVFVGLGTAGTVFTDIVFFGEPFKIAKIMLILVLLIGVMGLKLVTIENDGEGAET; via the coding sequence ATGAATGCAAACTGGGTAAAAGTTTTAATTGCTGCTTTTTTTGAGGTATTCTGGGTCATCGGTTTGAAGCACGCGGACAGCGTATTGGAATGGGCGGGAACCGCTTTTGCAATTATCGCCAGCTTTTATTTACTAATCGATGCGAGCCGCAAGCTGCCGGTCGGGACGGTTTACGCGGTTTTTGTTGGGCTTGGTACAGCGGGAACTGTTTTCACGGACATTGTTTTCTTCGGGGAGCCGTTTAAAATCGCTAAAATCATGCTGATTTTGGTATTGCTTATAGGTGTGATGGGCTTGAAGCTGGTCACAATCGAAAATGATGGGGAAGGAGCTGAAACGTAA
- a CDS encoding cobalamin B12-binding domain-containing protein: MTDESIREFTGYLLEGNERLAWAFLDRNRFRSRKEVFEEIITPSMRHVGEMWENNEITVADEHIATGVCDFLISRLYPPAGPADSMQVKKAMFLCVEGEAHYLGLKMAHLLFEEHGWDTLYFGPNLPLEYAAKKAADWKPDVIGLSVSIVYNLPMVKSYINELSKLSNRPAIILGGRMAGKYNSMEDAGEVYIVEDLSSLENWVKTIGTGERWNAYQS, translated from the coding sequence TTGACAGACGAAAGCATCCGGGAATTCACAGGGTATCTGCTTGAGGGAAACGAGCGGCTGGCCTGGGCCTTCCTTGACCGGAACCGTTTCCGCTCCAGGAAGGAAGTTTTCGAGGAAATCATCACCCCATCGATGCGCCACGTTGGCGAAATGTGGGAAAACAATGAAATCACCGTGGCTGACGAGCATATCGCGACCGGAGTCTGCGATTTCCTGATATCGCGGCTTTATCCGCCGGCAGGGCCGGCAGATTCAATGCAAGTCAAAAAAGCAATGTTCCTCTGTGTCGAAGGCGAGGCGCATTACCTTGGCCTGAAAATGGCTCACCTGCTTTTCGAGGAACACGGCTGGGATACACTTTACTTTGGGCCCAACCTGCCGCTTGAGTATGCCGCAAAAAAAGCAGCCGACTGGAAACCGGACGTGATTGGTCTGTCGGTTTCGATTGTTTACAACTTGCCGATGGTGAAATCGTATATAAATGAGCTCTCCAAACTTTCAAACCGGCCTGCTATCATACTGGGCGGAAGGATGGCCGGGAAATACAACAGTATGGAGGACGCCGGGGAAGTTTATATAGTGGAAGACCTTTCAAGCCTTGAGAATTGGGTAAAAACAATTGGGACGGGAGAACGATGGAATGCCTATCAATCATGA
- a CDS encoding antibiotic biosynthesis monooxygenase family protein, which produces MYSVFSTFDVPDEKADEVINIYKSRSRLVDTAPGFVDFLLLQNDKRPGELTVQLLFETKQHYLDWVTSTQFKKIHDLEKNYPDQELAAIIPTVRQYKVVAK; this is translated from the coding sequence ATGTACTCTGTTTTTTCGACGTTCGATGTGCCTGATGAAAAGGCTGATGAAGTAATTAATATTTACAAAAGCCGATCCCGGCTGGTCGATACAGCGCCAGGGTTTGTGGACTTTCTTCTTTTGCAAAATGACAAAAGGCCCGGCGAGCTTACCGTGCAGCTACTTTTTGAAACAAAACAGCATTATCTCGATTGGGTGACGAGCACCCAGTTCAAAAAAATTCACGACTTGGAAAAAAACTATCCGGACCAGGAACTCGCCGCGATCATCCCGACCGTCAGGCAGTACAAGGTAGTGGCAAAATGA